TGACGATGACGACGACTGCGAACACGATCTCGGCAGCACCCACCGCCGCCGATGACGACGGCTTCCTGATCGCCCGCGGGGGACCGTTTCTCGCCGTCCATGAGCGCGCCCACCTGACACGGCCAGACACGCTCCGTCCCGTGCCGCGCGCGCTCCTCTACGTCGCCGTTGCATACCTTCCGCTGCTGGCGCTGAGCCTGATCGCGGGCACCGCCCTCGAGCCCGACGACGGCCGCGCCTTCCTTCATGATTTCCGGCCGTACGCCGCCTACCTCATCGCGCTCCCGGTCCTCGTCCTGATGGAGCCGATGGCGGACCGGCGGCTGCGCTCGCTGCTGGATCATTTTCTGCGGGCCGAGATCATCCCGACCCGGCAGATGCCCGTTTATCGGCGTCACATCCGCCTCGCCGTTGCGCTGCGCAACTCTTGGATCGCCGAGGCGATGATCGCCGCGATCGTTTATGTTTCGAGCTACATGTTGACAGACGAGACGCTGGCCCGGTACGGCCGCTCGTGGCTCGGCGATCCGGCCATCGGCGACGTGTCGCCGGCGGGCTGGTGGGCGGTGCTGGTCAGCGGACCGCTCGTCGGTTTCCTGCTGCTGCGTTGGTTCTGGCGGTACCTGATATGGGCCAACCTCATCCGGCAGATCGCCGGCCTCGATCTTCAGATCGCCACCGACCACCCCGACAAGACCGGCGGCCTCGCCTTCATCTCCCAGTATCCGGCGGTGTTCTCCGCGTTCGTTTTCGCGGTCACGAGCATTTTCGCGGCGATGATCGCCAAGGACCTCGTCTACGCCGGGACGGAGATCACGTCGCTCAAGTACGTGGTCGCCGTCTGGATTGTCGCCATGGTGGTGATCTACACGATCCCGCTGACCGTGTTCTCCGGCCCTCTCGGGGAAGCGAAACGCACCGAAATGCTGCGTTACGCCGGCCTTGCCAGCCGCGCGGCGGCGGGGCCGTCTTCGGAAAGCGCCGAGGCCGAAACCGCTGCCGACGGCGAACTGCCATTGAAGAGCCAGGTCCCGGCCGACCTCAAGAAACGCTACGACGCGGCGAACGGCATGAGCACCTTGCCGTTGGGCGCGCGCACGATCCTCCCGATCTCGATGGCGGCGGCGCTCCCCATCGCCGTCGCCGCAGCGACCCAGCTTCCCGTGAAGCAAATCATCAAGTTTCTGAAGTTTCTCATTCTCTAGAACACAGCCGCACGTTGGAACGTAGGAACATTTCCTACCGAGGAAAATGGAGACGACCTTGAGACAGAAACAGAAAAAAACGTATTGGTGGATGGCAGCAACCGTTGTGGCTGCCGCTGCACTTTGGGTTTCAAATTCGCCGGCATCGGCGCAGCAGCAGAAGCCGAACATCCTGGTGATCTGGGGCGACGACATCGGGCGGTCCAACATCAGTGCCTACACCCAAGGCCTCGTCGGCTACCGCACGCCGAACATCGACCGGATCGCCGACGAGGGCGTCATCTTCACTGACTACTATGGCGAACAATCCTGCACCGCCGGCCGGGCGTCGTTCATCATGGGCCAAAGCGTGTTCCGCACCGGCCTCTCCAAGGTCGGCCTGCCCGGCGCCGACATCGGCATGCGCGAGGAGGATCCCACCATCGCCGGCCTCTTGAAGGCGCAGGGCTACGCCACCGGGCAGTTCGGCAAGAACCACCTCGGCGACAAGGACGAGCATCTTCCCACCAACCACGGCTTCGACGAGTTCTTCGGCAACCTCTACCATCTCAATGCCGAAGAGGAGCCGGAGAACGAGGACTATCCCGGCGACATGGTGCTGCCGGGCGGCCAGACATTTCGGGAGAAGTTCGGGCCACGCGGCGTGATCCACAGCTGGGCCCAGCCGGACGGCACCCAGAAGATCGAGGACACCGGGCCGCTCACCAAGAAGCGGATGGAGACCGTCGACGACGAGACCAGTGACGCTGCACTTGGCTTCATTGAGAAGGCGCACCAGGACGGCACGCCGTTCTTCGTGTGGTGGAACGGCACCCGCATGCACTTCCGCACCCACGTCAAGGAAGAGCACCGCGGCATCTCGGGCCAGGACGAGTACTCCGACGGCATGGTCGAGCACGACATGCATGTCGGCAAACTGCTGAAGAAGCTGGATGACCTGGGGATCACCGACAACACCATCGTCTTCTATTCGACCGACAACGGTCCCCACTACAACACCTGGCCGGATGCCGCGGCGACGCCGTTCCGCGGCGAGAAGAACACCAACTGGGAGGGCGGCTGGCGCGTCCCGGCGATGGTGCGTTGGCCGGGCAAGATTCCGGAGGATACGGTTTCCAACGAGATCGTCCACCACATGGACTGGTTGCCGACCTTCGTTGCCATTGCGGGCGAACCCGAGATCAAGGAAAAGCTCAAACAGGGCGGCGTCGAGGCCATCGGCCGCGACTACAAGGTCCATCTGGACGGGTACAACATTCTGCCCCACCTGACCGGCGAATCCGAGACGGCTCCCCGCAAGGAGGTGTTCTACTTCTCGGATGACGGCGACCTGACGGCGTTGCGCTACGATGACTGGAAGCTGATCTTCCTGGAGCAGCCGGCCATGGGGACGTTGCGCGTCTGGCAGGAGCCGTTCGTTCCCCTGCGCGTGCCGTTCATCTTCAACCTGCGCCGGGATCCCTACGAGAGGGCGACGATCACCTCCAACACCTATTACG
The sequence above is drawn from the Rhodospirillales bacterium genome and encodes:
- a CDS encoding arylsulfatase — its product is MAATVVAAAALWVSNSPASAQQQKPNILVIWGDDIGRSNISAYTQGLVGYRTPNIDRIADEGVIFTDYYGEQSCTAGRASFIMGQSVFRTGLSKVGLPGADIGMREEDPTIAGLLKAQGYATGQFGKNHLGDKDEHLPTNHGFDEFFGNLYHLNAEEEPENEDYPGDMVLPGGQTFREKFGPRGVIHSWAQPDGTQKIEDTGPLTKKRMETVDDETSDAALGFIEKAHQDGTPFFVWWNGTRMHFRTHVKEEHRGISGQDEYSDGMVEHDMHVGKLLKKLDDLGITDNTIVFYSTDNGPHYNTWPDAAATPFRGEKNTNWEGGWRVPAMVRWPGKIPEDTVSNEIVHHMDWLPTFVAIAGEPEIKEKLKQGGVEAIGRDYKVHLDGYNILPHLTGESETAPRKEVFYFSDDGDLTALRYDDWKLIFLEQPAMGTLRVWQEPFVPLRVPFIFNLRRDPYERATITSNTYYDWLLDRAYLLVPAQAYVANFMQTFVEFPPRQKAASFSLDQVMERIETGGIGGN